From one Deinococcus aetherius genomic stretch:
- a CDS encoding ester cyclase, giving the protein MMQTTSDANAQLVSTFRSLAGNGQFLPVDQLFPADLSALFPDDYAQREEGMEAGVPGIRSFLDTLKAGFPDIQGRVDDVVAQGDRLVVRMTWQGTHTGPFMGVAPTGQQVHYGRIEIWRMREGKLAEHWGEYDLYGLLRQLGAVPALPS; this is encoded by the coding sequence ATGATGCAGACCACCTCAGACGCCAACGCTCAACTCGTCTCCACCTTTCGGTCCCTGGCTGGAAACGGTCAGTTTCTGCCAGTGGATCAGCTCTTTCCGGCCGACCTGAGCGCCCTGTTTCCGGACGACTACGCGCAGCGCGAGGAGGGGATGGAGGCGGGGGTGCCCGGCATCCGTTCCTTCCTCGACACCCTCAAGGCGGGGTTCCCGGACATCCAGGGCCGGGTGGACGACGTCGTGGCGCAGGGGGACCGGCTCGTCGTGCGCATGACCTGGCAGGGCACGCACACCGGCCCGTTCATGGGCGTGGCACCGACCGGCCAGCAGGTTCACTACGGCCGCATCGAGATCTGGCGGATGCGGGAGGGCAAGCTCGCCGAGCACTGGGGCGAGTACGACCTGTACGGCCTGCTGCGCCAGCTCGGCGCCGTGCCCGCCCTGCCGAGCTGA